A part of Xenopus tropicalis strain Nigerian chromosome 4, UCB_Xtro_10.0, whole genome shotgun sequence genomic DNA contains:
- the ccdc71 gene encoding coiled-coil domain-containing protein 71 isoform X1, producing MNLEVAHMEEKAVHSWSRLSSAGKRAFEEALRVFNPMSKDLTDTETQLVTFLQGLREEGFQPTILSSKDVYGYNSTTADAPPPPVSKCPPKNASTVSAPSKAQSKSTVSKASSTSVAISVHSHRAAKKDSSESSTNLLLQSLNQEKTDQSDVSATAFPSSMYPGVYPAMRLSVVLEALVPLNETASSLESKLNQHSIVVASKGTVSKCSSELVDAKAYQCLLKNATDLENHIAPLNGKLLKGPNGKILKENNASKASGILNGQNGISSSKSYNCLVQTKHNSKVQKEVLGKAQALVGQNLHSTTCKKRKLADDIQDHHSGNRNHSAALDKKATVSKEKLDSLRSKVIKVDRSFSDDELRRRAQNILRVNLSPVIRIQPLSLTIV from the coding sequence ATGAACCTTGAGGTGGCCCATATGGAGGAAAAGGCAGTCCACTCTTGGTCAAGACTTTCATCTGCTGGAAAAAGGGCTTTTGAAGAAGCCCTGAGGGTTTTCAACCCAATGTCGAAAGACTTGACAGACACTGAGACACAGTTGGTGACCTTCCTTCAAGGTCTTCGAGAGGAAGGCTTTCAGCCAACCATCTTGAGCAGCAAGGATGTCTATGGTTATAATTCCACAACTGCAgatgctcctcctcctccagtctCCAAATGTCCACCAAAGAATGCCTCTACAGTATCAGCACCATCTAAAGCTCAATCAAAAAGCACAGTAAGCAAAGCATCAAGTACGTCAGTGGCTATCTCTGTACACTCTCATAGAGCCGCAAAAAAAGATTCTTCTGAAAGCTCTACAAATCTTTTGTTGCAGTCTTTAAACCAGGAGAAGACTGATCAATCAGATGTGTCAGCCACAGCCTTTCCATCCAGTATGTATCCTGGTGTTTACCCTGCAATGAGATTGTCGGTTGTCCTTGAAGCATTGGTTCCGTTAAATGAAACTGCATCCTCTTTGGAGTCGAAACTTAATCAACACTCAATAGTTGTTGCCTCAAAGGGAACGGTCTCCAAATGCTCATCAGAACTTGTAGATGCCAAAGCCTATCAGTGTTTGCTAAAAAATGCGACCGATCTGGAGAACCATATTGCTCCTCTAAATGGAAAACTCTTAAAAGGACCCAATGGCAAAATATTAAAAGAGAACAATGCTAGCAAAGCCTCTGGGATACTGAACGGGCAAAACGGAATTAGTTCTTCCAAGAGCTACAATTGCTTGGTTCAGACGAAACACAACTCTAAAGTACAGAAAGAGGTTTTGGGTAAAGCCCAAGCTTTAGTTGGGCAGAACTTGCACAGTACTACCTGCAAAAAGAGAAAGCTAGCCGATGACATTCAGGACCATCACTCCGGTAACAGAAATCACTCTGCTGCTCTGGATAAAAAAGCCACAGTTAGTAAGGAAAAATTGGATTCACTCCGATCTAAAGTCATAAAAGTGGACAGATCATTTTCTGATGATGAGCTCAGGAGAAGAGCCCAAAACATCCTCCGAGTGAACCTCTCCCCTGTTATCCGAATCCAGCCCTTGTCCCTAACAATCGTTTAA